A single Kryptolebias marmoratus isolate JLee-2015 linkage group LG7, ASM164957v2, whole genome shotgun sequence DNA region contains:
- the rpl34 gene encoding 60S ribosomal protein L34 produces MVQRLTYRRRLSYNTASNKTRLSRTPGNRIVYLYTKKVGKAPKSACGICPGRLRGIRAVRPQVLMRLSKTKKHVSRAYGGSMCAKCVRDRIKRAFLIEEQKIVVKVLKAQAQSQKTK; encoded by the exons ATGGTGCAGCGCCTGACTTACCGCCGCAGGTTGTCCTACAACACTGCCTCCAACAAGACCAGGCT GTCCCGGACTCCTGGGAACCGCATCGTTTACCTGTACACCAAGAAGGTCGGCAAAGCCCCCAAGTCCGCATGTGGCATCTGCCCTGGGAGGCTGCGTGGA ATTCGTGCCGTCAGACCTCAGGTTCTGATGAGGCTCTCCAAGACCAAGAAGCACGTCAGCCGGGCCTACGGTGGATCCATGTGTGCAAAGTGTGTGCGTGATCG GATCAAGCGTGCTTTCCTGATCGAGGAGCAGAAGATCGTCGTCAAGGTGCTAAAGGCACAAGCACAGAGCCAGAAAACGAAGTAG
- the ostc gene encoding oligosaccharyltransferase complex subunit ostc — METLYSIPFAVLECPNIKLKKPSWLHMPSAMTVYAVVIVSYFLITGGIIYDVIVEPPSVGSMTDEHGHQRPVAFLAYRVNGQYIMEGLASSFLFTMGGLGFIILDRSNAPNIPKLNRFLLLFIGFVSVLLSFFMARVFMRMKLPGYLMG, encoded by the exons ATGGAAACTTTATACAGTATTCCGTTCGCTGTGCTCGAATGTCCgaatataaaactgaagaaaccCTCATGGCTGCACATGCCGTCGGCCATGACGGTGTACGCGGTCGTCATTGTGTCCTACTTTCTCATCACAGGAG GAATCATCTACGACGTTATTGTCGAACCACCGAGTGTGGGTTCGATGACCGATGAGCACGGACACCAGCGGCCCGTCGCCTTCCTGGCGTACAG AGTCAACGGGCAGTACATCATGGAAGGGCTGGCCTCCAGCTTCCTCTTCACGATGGGTGGCTTGGGTTTCATCATCCTGGACCGGTCCAACGCGCCCAACATCCCGAAACTCAAccgcttcctgctgctcttcatcGGCTTCGTCAGCGTTCTCCTCAGCTTCTTCATGGCCAGAGTGTTCATGCGCATGAAGCTGCC AGGATACCTGATGGGCTAA
- the etnppl gene encoding ethanolamine-phosphate phospho-lyase translates to MSAERLEKKKTIDLRKKHIGPSCKIFFSHDPIKIVRAKGQYMYDEKGQRYLDCINNVAHVGHCHPDVVKAGAQQMEVLNTNTRFLHDNLVLFAQKLQATLPDKLCVCYFVNSGSEANDLALRLAWQYTGNRDVITLENAYHGHVSSLIDISPYKFHQLSDAEQSQFVHVAPSPDVYRGKYRADHPDPAAAYADEVGNIIDHVHKKGRKVAAFIAESLQSCGGQVIPPAGYFQQVAERVRGAGGVFIADEVQVGFGRVGSHFWAFQLQGEDFVPDIVTMGKPIGNGHPMSCVVTSREVAEAFTSSGMEYFNTFGGNPVSCAIGLAVLDVIEKEDLRGNALRVGGHLSVLLEELKDKHPLLGDVRGRGLFVGVELVKDRVKLTPATAEAQEVIYRLKEQHILLSADGPHRNVLKFKPPLCFTAEDAELVVGKIDQILTELETALGLKPSETPTAETESGKRKASRDENGHVELTHDDEGRRQQTKPKKRVRT, encoded by the exons atgtctgctgagaggttggagaagaagaagacgatAGATCTGAGGAAGAAGCACATCGG ACCGTCCTGTAAGATTTTCTTCAGCCATGACCCCATCAAGATCGTGCGGGCCAAAGGCCAGTATATGTACGACGAAAAGGGACAGCGCTACTTGGACTGCATCAACAACGTGGCTCATG tggGCCACTGTCATCCAGATGTGGTGAAGGCCGGAGCTCAGCAGATGGAAGTGCTCAACACCAACACGCGCTTCTTACACGACAACCTTGTCCTGTTCGCACAGAAGCTCCAGGCAACGCTGCCGGACAAGCTCTGCGTCTGTTACTTTGTCAACTCCGG CTCCGAAGCCAACGACCTGGCCCTGCGACTGGCATGGCAGTACACGGGCAACAGAGACGTCATCACGCTGGAAAA TGCGTACCACGGCCACGTGTCATCGCTAATCGACATCAGTCCGTACAAGTTCCACCAGCTGTCGGACGCAGAGCAGAGCCAGTTTGTCCACGTG GCTCCCAGCCCAGACGTGTACAGAGGTAAATACAGAGCAGACCACCCCGATCCGGCCGCCGCGTACGCCGATGAGGTCGGAAACATAATCGACCACGTTCACAAGAAGGGCCGCAAG GTCGCCGCTTTCATCGCCGAGTCTCTGCAGAGCTGTGGGGGGCAGGTCATTCCGCCCGCGGGCTACTTCCAGCAGGTGGCCGA GCGCGTCCGCGGAGCAGGAGGCGTCTTCATCGCCGACGAGGTCCAGGTGGGCTTCGGCCGCGTGGGCTCCCACTTCTGGGCCTTCCAGCTCCAGGGCGAGGACTTTGTCCCCGACATCGTCACCATGGGGAAGCCCATCGGTAACGGCCACCCCATGTCCTGCGTGGTGACGAGCCGTGAGGTGGCCGAGGCCTTCACGTCCTCCGGGATGGAGTATTTCAATACA TTCGGCGGCAACCCCGTGTCGTGCGCCATCGGCCTGGCCGTCCTGGACGTGATCGAGAAGGAGGACCTGCGGGGGAACGCGCTGCGAGTGGGCGGCCACCTGAGCGtcctgctggaggagctgaaggacaAGCACCCGCTGCTCGGAGACGTCAG AGGTCGGGGTCTCTTCGTCGGGGTGGAACTGGTGAAGGACAGAGTCAAGCTCACTCCTGCCACAGCCGAGGCCCAGGAAGTCATTTATAG GCTGAAGGAGCAGCACATCCTCCTCAGCGCCGACGGTCCTCATCGCAACGTGCTGAAGTTCAAGCCGCCGCTCTGCTTCACCGCCGAGGACGCCGAGCTGGTGGTGGGGAAGATCGACCAGATTCTGACAG AGCTGGAGACGGCGTTGGGCTTAAAGCCGAGCGAAACCCCGACGGCGGAGACCGAAAGCGGTAAGAGGAAG GCGTCGAGGGACGAAAACGGACACGTGGAGTTGACGCACGACGATGAAGGCCGTCGGCAACAAACCAAACCGAAGAAGCGCGTCCGAACCTGA